In a genomic window of Deltaproteobacteria bacterium:
- a CDS encoding TlyA family RNA methyltransferase, whose amino-acid sequence MARNVDRADVVLAARGLAESQEKATRLIMAGQVYLVRAGARTLVAKPGQQIAASADLEVKDQERFVSRGGYKLLSALAHFNVDVAGMVALDAGASTGGFTDCLLQFGAARVYAVDVGHGQLHWKLVQDPRVINLERVNLRHAGPDLLPEPVDLVVADCSFISLKLILPPCLRFLKPGGLILALVKPQFELGPEHAVKGVVRSEELQLRAVAEIEAFARTELGLTPKGVVAAGIKGPKGNQEYVLQLSN is encoded by the coding sequence ATGGCCAGGAACGTGGATCGGGCCGATGTGGTCCTGGCGGCGCGGGGATTGGCCGAGAGCCAGGAAAAGGCCACGCGCCTGATCATGGCCGGGCAGGTGTATCTGGTCCGGGCCGGAGCGCGGACGCTCGTGGCCAAGCCTGGGCAGCAGATCGCGGCCTCGGCCGATCTGGAAGTGAAGGACCAGGAGCGGTTTGTCTCGCGCGGCGGGTACAAGCTCCTCTCGGCCCTTGCCCATTTTAACGTGGACGTGGCCGGGATGGTCGCCCTGGACGCCGGGGCGTCCACCGGGGGCTTCACCGATTGTCTGCTGCAGTTCGGGGCGGCGCGGGTCTATGCCGTGGACGTCGGGCATGGCCAGCTCCACTGGAAGCTGGTCCAGGACCCGCGCGTGATCAATCTGGAGCGGGTCAACCTGCGACACGCCGGGCCGGACTTGCTGCCCGAGCCGGTGGATTTGGTCGTGGCCGATTGCTCGTTCATTTCGCTTAAGCTCATCCTGCCGCCCTGTCTGCGGTTTTTGAAGCCCGGCGGCCTGATCCTGGCCCTGGTCAAGCCGCAGTTCGAGCTCGGCCCCGAGCACGCGGTCAAGGGCGTGGTCCGGTCCGAGGAGTTGCAGCTTCGGGCCGTGGCCGAGATCGAGGCCTTTGCCCGGACCGAGCTCGGCCTGACGCCCAAGGGCGTGGTCGCGGCCGGCATCAAGGGCCCCAAGGGCAATCAGGAGTACGTTCTCCAGTTGTCGAACTGA